From one Humulus lupulus chromosome 8, drHumLupu1.1, whole genome shotgun sequence genomic stretch:
- the LOC133797966 gene encoding ETHYLENE INSENSITIVE 3-like 1 protein gives MGMFEEMGYSGNFEFVSAPPREADEALEHETEPTGEEDYSDEEMDVDELERRMWRDRMLLRRLKEQNKGKQGVDNAKQRQSQEQARRKKMSRAQDGILKYMLKMMEVCKAQGFVYGIIPEKGKPVSGASDNLRAWWKEKVRFDRNGPAAISKYQADHSIPGQNEDCSAVASTPHTLQELQDTTLGSLLSALMQHCDPPQRRFPLEKGIAPPWWPDGNEDWWPQLGLPKDQGSPPYKKPHDLKKAWKVGVLTAVIKHMSPDIAKIRKLVRQSKCLQDKMTAKESATWLAIINQEESVARTMYPDRCPPMSGGGNGSFVMSDTSDYDVEGVSFEANVDVEECKPRDVSFFNMGAAAGRDGLLMQPPVIPKIKGELIEMNSGFVQKRKPLAEESQSQSQMMLDHKIYTCENLQCQYHDYRLGFLDRTSRNNHQMNCPYRCNNSSQAFGMSSFQISNDKPAVFSMPHSQTKPPPPAAPMNQSTQLNVSGLGLPEDGQKMISDLMSFYDTNISPPQSKNLNIGNFSATDSHAPSQQNYQFHMEDNFYSQGVMGSNTSEHANMSSSSHVAFPMSEAQFDNQCKAFDSSFDNHPTDNIVDLRFSSPFNLPPVEYTVDPLPKQDSLWFL, from the coding sequence ATGGGAATGTTCGAAGAAATGGGGTACTCTGGTAATTTTGAATTTGTTTCAGCTCCTCCACGGGAAGCAGATGAGGCTTTAGAGCATGAAACAGAACCAACGGGAGAGGAGGATTATAGTGATGAAGAGATGGATGTTGATGAGCTTGAGAGAAGGATGTGGAGAGACCGAATGCTTTTGAGGCGCCTCAAAGAGCAAAATAAGGGGAAGCAAGGAGTTGACAATGCAAAGCAGCGTCAGTCGCAAGAGCAGGCAAGGAGGAAGAAAATGTCAAGAGCACAAGATGGAATTTTGAAGTACATGCTGAAAATGATGGAAGTTTGTAAAGCTCAAGGTTTTGTGTATGGAATTATTCCTGAGAAGGGAAAACCAGTTAGCGGTGCTTCGGATAATCTCCGTGCTTGGTGGAAGGAAAAAGTGCGGTTTGATCGCAATGGCCCAGCTGCAATTTCTAAGTACCAGGCAGATCACTCGATCCCTGGTCAGAACGAGGACTGCAGCGCTGTTGCATCCACTCCTCACACCTTGCAGGAGCTCCAAGACACTACTCTTGGCTCACTTCTGTCAGCATTGATGCAGCACTGTGATCCCCCGCAGAGGCGTTTCCCACTGGAAAAAGGCATTGCCCCTCCTTGGTGGCCTGATGGTAATGAAGATTGGTGGCCTCAGTTGGGTCTACCTAAGGACCAGGGCTCTCCTCCATACAAGAAACCTCATGATTTGAAGAAGGCTTGGAAGGTGGGTGTCCTCACAGCTGTGATCAAGCATATGTCTCCTGACATTGCAAAGATTCGCAAGCTTGTTCGTCAATCTAAATGCTTGCAGGACAAAATGACTGCTAAGGAGAGTGCTACTTGGCTGGCCATTATAAACCAGGAAGAATCTGTAGCTCGTACAATGTATCCTGATAGATGCCCACCTATGTCAGGTGGTGGCAATGGATCTTTTGTGATGAGTGATACCAGTGATTATGACGTTGAAGGGGTGAGTTTTGAAGCTAATGTTGATGTAGAGGAATGCAAGCCCCGCGATGTCAGTTTCTTCAATATGGGTGCTGCTGCAGGGAGAGATGGGCTTCTGATGCAACCGCCAGTGATTCCTAAGATCAAGGGAGAACTGATCGAAATGAACTCGGGTTTTGTTCAAAAGAGGAAGCCGCTGGCTGAAGAGTCGCAGTCGCAGTCACAGATGATGCTGGATCATAAAATCTATACCTGTGAAAACCTGCAATGTCAATATCATGATTACCGACTCGGTTTCCTAGATAGGACATCAAGAAACAATCACCAAATGAATTGCCCCTACCGTTGTAATAATTCTTCACAAGCTTTTGGGATGTCAAGCTTTCAGATTAGCAATGACAAACCAGCAGTGTTCTCCATGCCTCATTCCCAAACTAAGCCTCCACCTCCTGCTGCACCAATGAACCAGTCGACTCAATTAAATGTTTCAGGGCTTGGTCTTCCTGAAGATGGGCAGAAGATGATTTCAGATCTCATGTCATTCTATGACACAAATATTTCGCCACCGCAGAGCAAAAACTTGAACATTGGAAATTTTAGTGCTACAGACAGCCATGCCCCTTCCCAGCAAAACTACCAGTTCCATATGGAGGATAACTTTTATAGTCAGGGTGTTATGGGAAGCAACACATCTGAGCATGCCAATATGTCATCTTCGTCCCATGTAGCTTTTCCAATGTCAGAAGCTCAGTTTGATAACCAGTGCAAGGCATTTGATTCTTCATTTGACAACCATCCAACTGACAACATTGTGGACTTGAGATTCAGCTCTCCTTTTAACTTGCCACCAGTCGAGTATACTGTGGATCCACTGCCAAAGCAAGACTCGCTCTGGTTCCTCTGA
- the LOC133797967 gene encoding chaperonin 60 subunit alpha 2, chloroplastic isoform X1, which translates to MPITFSSSHLFPQTPLFSLQGHGRKQNLSPGFWKNPHRRKTLVLRAGPKKILFGSECREALQVGIDKLADAVSLTLGPKGRNVILSEADKLKVINDGVTIARSIELPDGIENAGAMLIQEVASKMNDLAGDGTTTAIIMTREMIKCGLLAVTFGANPISLKKGMEKTVKELVKVIKEKSFPVKGRSDVKAVASISAGNDEFIGNLIADAIEKIGPDGVISIESSSSFETSVLVEEGMKIDKGYMSSHFITNQDKSIVEFDNAKVLVTDQKISAVKDIVPLLEKTTQLSVPLLIIAEDISSAVLETLVVNKMQGLLNVAVVKCPGFGDGKKALLQDIALMTGADFLSGELGLTLEGATSDQLGIARKVTITSNSTTIVSDPSTKAEIQARILQIKKDLAETDNAYMSRKLSERIAKLCGGVAVIKVGAHTEIELEDRKLRIEDAKNATFAAMGEGVVPGGGATYVHLSELVPSIKVTFDNFDEQIGADIIEKALLAPAKSIASNAGVDGEVVVEKIRNSDWRIGFNAMTNRYEDLPDAGILDPCRVSRCALENAVSIAGLVLTTEAIMVEKTKKKEPPVPLLPGIST; encoded by the exons ATGCCTATTACCTTCTCATCGTCTCATCTCTTCCCTCAGACACCATTGTTCTCT TTGCAAGGTCATGGAAGAAAGCAAAACTTATCTCCTGGGTTTTGGAAAAATCCACATCGAAGGAAGACTCTTGTGCTCAGAGCTGGTCCGAAGAAAATACTATTCGGTTCTGAATGCAGGGAAGCTTTACAAGTTGGGATTGATAAGCTAGCTGATGCTGTTTCTCTTACCTTAGGACCTAAAG GGCGGAATGTTATTCTTTCTGAGGCTGACAAGCTGAAAGTAATTAATGATGGTGTTACAATTGCACGATCTATAGAGCTGCCAGATGGAATTGAAAATGCAGGGGCAATGCTAATTCAAGAG GTTGCAAGTAAAATGAATGATTTGGCTGGTGACGGTACCACCACTGCGATTATTATGACACGAGAAATGATCAAATGTGGATTGTTGGCTGTTACTTTTGGTGCCAATCCAATTTCTTTGAAAAAAGGAATGGAGAAGACTGTAAAGGAATTGGTCAAAGTCATAAAGGAGAAAAGTTTTCCTGTGAAAGGAAGGAGTGATGTTAAAG CCGTGGCCTCAATCTCTGCTGGAAATGATGAGTTCATCGGGAACCTAATTGCTGACGCTATAGAAAAAATTGGCCCTGATGGAGTGATCTCGATTGAGTCATCCTCATCATTTGAAACCTCTGTGCTTGTCGAGGAAGGAATGAAG ATTGACAAGGGTTACATGTCCTCTCACTTCATTACCAACCAGGACAAGTCTATTGTGGAATTTGACAATGCTAAAGTTCTTGTAACTGATCAGAAGATCTCTGCAGTTAAGGACATTGTTCCTTTACTGGAAAAGACTACTCAATTGAGTGTTCCCTTGCTTATTATTGCAGAGGATATCTCATCAGCAGTGCTGGAAACTCTTGTAGTGAACAAAATGCAAGGTCTACTGAATGTTGCTGTTGTAAAATGCCCTGGATTTGGGGATGGAAAAAAAGCTCTATTGCAAGATATTGCACTTATGACAG GTGCTGATTTTCTCTCTGGAGAGCTCGGATTGACCCTTGAAGGTGCAACTTCAGATCAACTTGGTATTGCACGGAAAGTGACCATTACTAGTAATTCAACAACCATAGTTTCTGACCCTTCTACTAAAGCTGAAATTCAAGCAAGGATATTGCAGATAAAAAAGGATCTTGCAGAAACAGATAATGCATACATGTCAAGGAAGCTTTCTGAAAGAATTGCCAAACTTTGTGGTGGAGTAGCTGTTATTAAG GTAGGAGCACACACTGAAATAGAACTTGAAGATCGAAAACTCAGAATTGAAGATGCCAAAAACGCCACATTTGCTGCTATGGGTGAAGGAGTGGTGCCTGGCGGTGGTGCCACTTATGTACATCTTTCAGAGCTGGTTCCTTCCATAAAAGTTACGTTTGATAATTTTGATGAGCAAATTGGTGCTGACATTATTGAAAAG GCTCTTCTAGCCCCTGCAAAATCAATTGCGAGTAATGCAGGAGTTGATGGAGAAGTTGTCGTGGAGAAGATTCGTAATAGTGATTGGAGAATTGGGTTTAATGCAATGACTAATAGATATGAAGATCTTCCAGATGCCGGCATCCTAGATCCTTGTCGGGTTTCAAGGTGTGCCCTTGAAAATGCAGTTTCTATTGCTGGATTAGTTTTAACAACTGAAGCTATAATGGTAGAGAAAACGAAGAAGAAAGAGCCACCTGTCCCTCTTCTTCCAGGTATATCTACCTGa
- the LOC133797967 gene encoding chaperonin 60 subunit alpha 2, chloroplastic isoform X2 yields MVASKMNDLAGDGTTTAIIMTREMIKCGLLAVTFGANPISLKKGMEKTVKELVKVIKEKSFPVKGRSDVKAVASISAGNDEFIGNLIADAIEKIGPDGVISIESSSSFETSVLVEEGMKIDKGYMSSHFITNQDKSIVEFDNAKVLVTDQKISAVKDIVPLLEKTTQLSVPLLIIAEDISSAVLETLVVNKMQGLLNVAVVKCPGFGDGKKALLQDIALMTGADFLSGELGLTLEGATSDQLGIARKVTITSNSTTIVSDPSTKAEIQARILQIKKDLAETDNAYMSRKLSERIAKLCGGVAVIKVGAHTEIELEDRKLRIEDAKNATFAAMGEGVVPGGGATYVHLSELVPSIKVTFDNFDEQIGADIIEKALLAPAKSIASNAGVDGEVVVEKIRNSDWRIGFNAMTNRYEDLPDAGILDPCRVSRCALENAVSIAGLVLTTEAIMVEKTKKKEPPVPLLPGIST; encoded by the exons ATG GTTGCAAGTAAAATGAATGATTTGGCTGGTGACGGTACCACCACTGCGATTATTATGACACGAGAAATGATCAAATGTGGATTGTTGGCTGTTACTTTTGGTGCCAATCCAATTTCTTTGAAAAAAGGAATGGAGAAGACTGTAAAGGAATTGGTCAAAGTCATAAAGGAGAAAAGTTTTCCTGTGAAAGGAAGGAGTGATGTTAAAG CCGTGGCCTCAATCTCTGCTGGAAATGATGAGTTCATCGGGAACCTAATTGCTGACGCTATAGAAAAAATTGGCCCTGATGGAGTGATCTCGATTGAGTCATCCTCATCATTTGAAACCTCTGTGCTTGTCGAGGAAGGAATGAAG ATTGACAAGGGTTACATGTCCTCTCACTTCATTACCAACCAGGACAAGTCTATTGTGGAATTTGACAATGCTAAAGTTCTTGTAACTGATCAGAAGATCTCTGCAGTTAAGGACATTGTTCCTTTACTGGAAAAGACTACTCAATTGAGTGTTCCCTTGCTTATTATTGCAGAGGATATCTCATCAGCAGTGCTGGAAACTCTTGTAGTGAACAAAATGCAAGGTCTACTGAATGTTGCTGTTGTAAAATGCCCTGGATTTGGGGATGGAAAAAAAGCTCTATTGCAAGATATTGCACTTATGACAG GTGCTGATTTTCTCTCTGGAGAGCTCGGATTGACCCTTGAAGGTGCAACTTCAGATCAACTTGGTATTGCACGGAAAGTGACCATTACTAGTAATTCAACAACCATAGTTTCTGACCCTTCTACTAAAGCTGAAATTCAAGCAAGGATATTGCAGATAAAAAAGGATCTTGCAGAAACAGATAATGCATACATGTCAAGGAAGCTTTCTGAAAGAATTGCCAAACTTTGTGGTGGAGTAGCTGTTATTAAG GTAGGAGCACACACTGAAATAGAACTTGAAGATCGAAAACTCAGAATTGAAGATGCCAAAAACGCCACATTTGCTGCTATGGGTGAAGGAGTGGTGCCTGGCGGTGGTGCCACTTATGTACATCTTTCAGAGCTGGTTCCTTCCATAAAAGTTACGTTTGATAATTTTGATGAGCAAATTGGTGCTGACATTATTGAAAAG GCTCTTCTAGCCCCTGCAAAATCAATTGCGAGTAATGCAGGAGTTGATGGAGAAGTTGTCGTGGAGAAGATTCGTAATAGTGATTGGAGAATTGGGTTTAATGCAATGACTAATAGATATGAAGATCTTCCAGATGCCGGCATCCTAGATCCTTGTCGGGTTTCAAGGTGTGCCCTTGAAAATGCAGTTTCTATTGCTGGATTAGTTTTAACAACTGAAGCTATAATGGTAGAGAAAACGAAGAAGAAAGAGCCACCTGTCCCTCTTCTTCCAGGTATATCTACCTGa
- the LOC133795714 gene encoding glutathione S-transferase T3-like has protein sequence MVSRNYRPSMEKSSVDLNRETSSTSVSETQPEHSVEGLENVVLHNEDESRYKCKVKWSKEATILLISGWLNTSKDAIVGNDQTSTHFWARIAEYYNTNQKGEQARTGRQCKDHWNKMNQKVARFNGCYKRVQQAHHSGWSDEQILENAHQLYKSKNNNSNFLLVDCWRLLKDEPKWNTMYQPKGGKRTKVSDTGAFTSSSNTDNQ, from the coding sequence ATGGTTTCAAGAAATTATAGGCCAAGTATGGAAAAGTCTAGTGTTGATTTGAATCGTGAAACATCATCGACATCTGTCTCTGAAACCCAACCTGAACATAGTGTTGAAGGGTTGGAAAATGTAGTTCTACACAATGAAGATGAATCAAGATATAAATGTAAAGTCAAATGGAGCAAGGAAGCCACTATACTTCTGATAAGTGGATGGCTTAATACATCCAAGGATGCCATTGTGGGGAATGACCAAACTTCTACACATTTCTGGGCTCGGATCGCAGAATACTACAACACCAACCAAAAAGGCGAGCAAGCAAGAACTGGAAGGCAATGCAAAGATCATTGGAACAAGATGAATCAAAAGGTGGCGCGTTTCAATGGGTGTTATAAACGAGTACAACAAGCACATCACAGTGGTTGGTCTGATGAGCAAATTCTTGAGAATGCACATCAATTGTACAAATCTAAAAATAACAACTCAAATTTTCTGCTTGTGGACTGTTGGAGATTGCTAAAGGATGAGCCAAAATGGAATACAATGTACCAACCAAAAGGTGGTAAGAGAACAAAGGTGTCAGATACAGGGGCATTTACCTCTTCTTCCAATACAGACAATCAGTGA